A genome region from Tolypothrix sp. PCC 7712 includes the following:
- a CDS encoding response regulator, which translates to MKILLIENDLLLSQVLAEFLSANHYTIDLVNNGQTGLELAISGEYDLILLDWHIPQVDGISLCRQMRSLGYSKPILLLTANNSNADIVAGFDAGADDYVIKPCEPEALLARIRSLLRRSGAFSASKLTWGNLCLDQISAKVTYNAQVISLTVTEHKLLELFLQNPNRIFSRRVILDRLWGFDDAPIENAVTTHIKDLRKKLKAAGMTEDILETVYGIGYRLQSPPTAASIAEHQDSQKQSPTQDLTAINRVLERLINSLNHQVVVLEEAKTALLTGNFHQDLQQQAKHEAHKLAGSMGSVGYSQGSQLARTLENLLSSDRTLTNEEVTQFCQLVEALQQELTKPPIPAIAPPTPPRQTHFVLVIDDDTLLTERLWIEAQAWGIQIKIAGNLTTARSILVFETPDAVLLDLSFPDTEEDGLTLLRELAAKSPNLPIVVFTARDSLADRLAVSRLGARQFLHKPATTEQIFQAIARILTQPQITEAKVLIVDDDPVMLATLAALLTPWGLEVTTLNEPQHFWQVLITTSPDIVVLDVEMPEISGLELCQIVRQDAKWGDLPILVVTVHTEAEFLQQAFAAGADDFITKPVLAPELVTRVLSRIERVRSLRG; encoded by the coding sequence ATGAAAATTTTGCTGATAGAGAATGATTTGTTACTCAGTCAGGTATTGGCAGAGTTTCTGAGTGCAAATCATTACACTATCGACTTGGTAAATAATGGGCAAACAGGGCTAGAGTTAGCCATATCGGGGGAATATGACTTAATTTTACTAGACTGGCATATTCCCCAAGTAGATGGAATTAGTTTGTGTCGCCAGATGCGATCGCTTGGCTATAGTAAACCCATTTTGTTACTCACAGCAAATAATTCTAATGCAGATATTGTGGCAGGTTTCGATGCTGGGGCTGATGATTATGTTATCAAGCCTTGTGAACCAGAAGCATTACTGGCAAGAATTCGGTCTTTATTGCGGCGCAGTGGGGCATTTTCAGCTTCCAAGTTAACTTGGGGTAATCTGTGTTTAGACCAAATCTCTGCTAAAGTTACTTACAACGCTCAAGTAATTTCCCTGACAGTTACAGAACACAAGCTGCTGGAATTGTTTTTACAAAACCCCAATCGTATTTTTAGCCGGAGGGTAATTTTAGATAGGCTTTGGGGATTTGATGATGCACCAATTGAGAATGCTGTGACGACGCATATTAAAGATTTGCGGAAAAAACTCAAAGCCGCAGGGATGACGGAGGATATTTTAGAAACAGTATATGGTATTGGCTATCGCTTACAATCTCCGCCCACTGCTGCTTCTATTGCAGAACATCAAGATAGTCAAAAACAATCCCCTACTCAAGATTTAACGGCTATTAATCGAGTATTGGAACGATTAATTAATTCCTTGAATCATCAGGTGGTGGTACTGGAGGAAGCGAAAACTGCACTATTAACGGGAAATTTCCACCAAGATTTACAGCAACAAGCAAAGCATGAGGCTCACAAGCTAGCTGGCTCAATGGGGTCTGTTGGTTATTCCCAAGGTTCTCAACTGGCGCGAACATTAGAAAATCTACTCAGCAGCGATCGCACTCTTACCAATGAGGAAGTTACACAATTTTGCCAATTAGTGGAGGCATTGCAACAAGAGTTAACAAAACCGCCAATTCCAGCGATCGCGCCCCCAACTCCGCCGCGTCAAACTCATTTTGTGTTGGTGATTGATGATGATACTCTGCTGACTGAGCGTTTATGGATAGAAGCACAGGCTTGGGGAATACAAATTAAAATCGCTGGTAATTTAACTACAGCTCGCTCCATCCTAGTCTTTGAAACTCCTGACGCTGTTTTACTAGATTTATCTTTTCCTGATACAGAAGAAGACGGCTTAACGCTACTGCGAGAACTGGCAGCAAAATCGCCAAATTTACCCATTGTAGTTTTTACAGCGCGAGATAGCCTTGCCGATCGATTAGCAGTATCACGCTTAGGTGCAAGGCAATTTTTACACAAACCTGCTACTACTGAGCAAATTTTTCAAGCGATCGCCCGTATTTTAACTCAGCCTCAAATCACAGAAGCCAAGGTCTTAATTGTCGATGATGACCCTGTGATGCTAGCCACATTAGCCGCCTTACTGACTCCTTGGGGGCTAGAGGTAACTACATTGAACGAACCTCAGCATTTTTGGCAAGTCTTAATTACAACATCACCAGATATAGTGGTGCTAGATGTAGAAATGCCTGAAATTAGCGGTTTAGAGTTGTGTCAAATTGTGCGCCAGGATGCTAAATGGGGTGATTTACCAATTTTAGTGGTCACAGTCCATACCGAAGCAGAATTTCTTCAACAAGCATTTGCTGCTGGAGCCGATGATTTTATTACCAAGCCAGTATTAGCGCCAGAATTGGTAACAAGGGTACTGAGTCGCATTGAGCGAGTGCGTTCTTTAAGGGGATGA
- a CDS encoding WD40 repeat domain-containing protein — translation MASIILPEAIWKEVFIHTAYAATETATNSQAKTNFANPQLIYTLQGHGGTVKSLAFSPDSKTLASGGAENEGVIRLWNLTTGARVGTIRKAHKTAVESLVISPDGQTLASCSSDYTINIWNLKNQRFKRSFVGHSTNVLSLAVSPDSKLLVSGGIDGIRLWDLPQQRPLGTLVNFDNLIYALAISPDGTTLVSGDYKGVVKLWNLSTGKLIRAFVGHYDLVSAVAFTPDSETLVTASHDRTVKIWNIQTGKLIQTLTGHNNWVNAIAVNPDGKTLASAGKDGIKLWDLTTGELINTLSSHTDWVSAIAFSPNGQMLASGGFDKQIKVWGTAPKRK, via the coding sequence ATGGCTTCTATAATCCTTCCAGAGGCAATCTGGAAAGAAGTCTTCATTCATACTGCTTATGCTGCTACAGAAACAGCAACAAACTCACAAGCTAAAACTAACTTTGCCAATCCCCAGTTAATTTACACCCTGCAAGGGCATGGGGGAACTGTTAAATCCTTAGCTTTCAGTCCAGATAGCAAAACTCTTGCTAGTGGCGGTGCGGAAAATGAAGGTGTAATTCGCTTGTGGAATCTGACAACAGGCGCACGGGTGGGGACTATCCGCAAAGCACATAAAACAGCCGTCGAATCTTTGGTGATTTCACCTGACGGACAAACCTTAGCCAGTTGTAGCAGTGACTACACGATTAATATTTGGAATCTCAAAAATCAGCGATTTAAACGCTCTTTTGTCGGGCACAGCACAAATGTCTTGTCCTTAGCAGTATCCCCTGATAGTAAACTTCTTGTCAGCGGTGGGATAGATGGAATTCGCCTCTGGGATTTACCGCAACAACGTCCTTTAGGTACTTTAGTTAACTTTGATAACTTAATTTACGCCCTAGCAATTAGCCCTGATGGTACAACCTTAGTGAGTGGTGACTATAAGGGTGTAGTCAAACTGTGGAACTTAAGTACAGGAAAATTAATTCGTGCATTTGTCGGACATTACGATTTAGTTAGTGCTGTAGCTTTTACACCCGATAGCGAAACCCTAGTTACAGCTAGCCACGATCGCACAGTTAAAATTTGGAATATTCAGACTGGCAAACTCATCCAAACTTTAACCGGACATAACAACTGGGTAAACGCCATTGCTGTAAACCCCGATGGCAAAACCCTCGCCAGTGCTGGGAAAGATGGCATCAAATTGTGGGATTTAACGACAGGCGAGTTAATTAATACACTTAGCAGCCATACAGATTGGGTAAGTGCGATCGCTTTTAGTCCTAATGGTCAAATGCTTGCCAGTGGTGGTTTTGATAAACAAATTAAGGTTTGGGGAACTGCACCAAAGCGTAAGTAG
- a CDS encoding glycine betaine ABC transporter substrate-binding protein, translating to MKKFLSLCLLTVALIIAIASCSPNTNTTSSGDIIVASKDFTEQDILGELLAQQIEATTNLKVARRPRLGGSFVCHSAITAGKIDAYIEYTGTAFTGILKQQVVNDPKIVYTKLKQAYAQQFNLEVMPSLGFENTFAMTIRGEDARRYNLQTLSEATQYTPQWRGGFGYEFLEREDGFAGLAKTYNLRFSKPPQIMDLGLIYRALIQKQVDMVAGNSTDGQIARLGLVVLKDDKQYFPPYEATPIVRKATLEKYPQLKNAIAQLAGKISADEMRQLNYLVEGELQDIKDVVREFRKSKGL from the coding sequence ATGAAAAAATTTCTGAGTTTATGCCTATTAACAGTTGCCTTGATAATTGCGATCGCTAGTTGTAGTCCTAATACCAATACAACTAGTAGTGGCGATATTATTGTCGCTTCTAAAGATTTTACCGAACAAGATATTTTAGGTGAGCTTTTAGCCCAACAAATCGAAGCCACAACTAATTTAAAAGTAGCTCGTCGCCCCCGCTTAGGTGGTTCTTTTGTCTGCCATAGTGCAATTACAGCAGGGAAAATTGATGCTTATATTGAATATACTGGTACAGCTTTTACAGGTATTTTAAAACAACAAGTAGTTAACGACCCCAAAATAGTTTACACAAAACTCAAGCAAGCCTACGCCCAACAATTTAATTTAGAAGTCATGCCCAGTTTGGGTTTTGAAAACACTTTTGCCATGACTATTCGCGGCGAAGATGCGCGGCGCTACAATTTACAAACTCTCTCGGAAGCTACTCAATATACTCCTCAGTGGCGAGGCGGTTTTGGCTATGAATTTTTAGAACGGGAAGATGGGTTTGCGGGTTTAGCGAAAACCTATAATTTACGTTTTTCCAAACCACCCCAAATTATGGATTTAGGCTTAATTTATCGGGCATTAATTCAAAAACAAGTAGATATGGTAGCGGGAAATTCCACTGATGGGCAAATTGCCCGTTTGGGTTTAGTGGTGCTAAAAGATGATAAGCAGTATTTTCCACCTTATGAAGCTACGCCCATTGTCCGCAAAGCAACTTTAGAAAAATATCCGCAGTTAAAAAATGCGATCGCTCAACTGGCTGGTAAAATTTCCGCAGACGAAATGCGGCAATTAAATTACCTAGTTGAAGGTGAATTACAGGATATTAAAGATGTTGTCCGCGAATTCCGGAAGTCCAAAGGATTATAA
- a CDS encoding response regulator produces the protein MTKQVLIVDDDEHLRELVQACLEDLGGWKTMTAPSGKEALKIAQTAPIDAILLDVSMPDMDGFAVFEKLQENMVSQSIPVILLTARVLPRDRDRFALMGIAGVISKPFEPITISQQVADILGWD, from the coding sequence ATGACCAAACAAGTATTAATTGTTGATGATGACGAGCACCTCCGAGAACTGGTACAGGCTTGTTTAGAAGACTTAGGGGGATGGAAAACAATGACAGCTCCATCAGGGAAGGAAGCGTTAAAAATTGCCCAGACAGCACCCATTGATGCGATTTTGTTGGATGTATCCATGCCTGATATGGATGGTTTTGCAGTATTCGAGAAACTGCAAGAAAATATGGTTAGCCAATCGATACCAGTAATTTTATTGACAGCGAGAGTTTTGCCCAGAGATCGCGATCGCTTTGCACTCATGGGAATTGCTGGAGTCATTTCCAAACCTTTTGAACCCATTACTATTTCCCAGCAAGTTGCAGATATTCTCGGTTGGGATTGA
- a CDS encoding response regulator, with the protein MKTGEKITINTRKILLIDHELIVREVLELCLQDLANWDVITADSPLSGLEQAELERPDAIVLDIGMRGSFMFLQQLRSNRKTKAIAVVLLSANAKWLDPKFLQQYKISGIILKPFNPVTLPVEIAKLLNWNYNVLLNSQNNLTSIVR; encoded by the coding sequence ATGAAGACTGGGGAGAAAATCACTATAAATACTAGAAAAATCTTACTGATCGATCATGAATTGATTGTAAGGGAGGTTTTGGAACTGTGCTTGCAAGATTTAGCGAATTGGGATGTAATCACAGCCGATTCTCCATTATCAGGATTGGAACAAGCAGAACTTGAGCGCCCTGATGCAATCGTCTTGGATATCGGAATGCGTGGTAGCTTTATGTTTCTACAACAACTAAGAAGCAATCGCAAAACTAAAGCAATTGCTGTTGTGTTACTAAGTGCAAATGCAAAATGGCTAGATCCAAAATTTCTGCAACAGTATAAAATTTCAGGTATTATACTTAAGCCATTCAATCCAGTGACGCTACCTGTGGAAATCGCTAAACTTTTGAATTGGAATTATAATGTACTACTTAATTCCCAAAATAACTTAACATCTATAGTTCGATGA
- a CDS encoding PAS domain S-box protein: protein MKIYSKLLSYGVAIGSPAIALLLSLWVESLLFQPISAFFYIAVIVSTWYGGSRPGIVTVVLSTLAIDYFFIPPKYQIGMKSVWPDILRVILFLLVALIIHLLTSNFLKSKQKIQKLSQELAQEKAQQLRMALSAAQMGMWDWNLVTGEIIWSPEQEQLFGLAVGAFDGKYETFEACLHPEDRPTVDQKIQQALQSHSNYQNEYRIIWPDGSIHWVESRGHAFYDAANQPVRITGTVMAIDERKQAQDALQQSEQRYRALVHASAQIVWRTDAEGGTIAVPDNWQELTGQSPEECLGWGWLEVIHPDDRDRTAQAWQESYINRSLYAIEYRIRMKNGNYRDFAVRGVPIVDANGKLREWIGTCTDITEHKQAEAALRENQIQLQRQLAEIETIYQSAPIGLNVLDTDLRFVRINQQLAEMNGFSVEAHIGHTIRELLPELANAAEQLLLPILATGTPVLNVELTGKTPAQPGVQRTWLESFWPLKDGERIIGISTVCEEITQRKQTEIALREREATLRLFFQYVPAGIAMFDREMRYIIASQRWIDDYRLDSIESLIGRSHYEIFPEIPERWQQIHQRCMAGAIERCDEELFVRLDGSQQWIRWEIRPWHNATGEIGGIIIFGDDITQRKQAQIALEQLNTELEQRVGERTAQLTQTNERLLETVIQQQKTQLALLEQAQLLEFQAVITRNMAEGVCLIRATNAIIVYANPKFEQMFGYNSGELNGQHVSILNYATESVTAEDVNQAIRAAVLSKGEATYEVHNVKKDGTPFWCSATCCVFTHPQYGDVLVAVHQDITDRKAMEEALRQSEEKFRQLADNIQVVFWISDLKIGQVLYVSQGYERIWQRNCQSLYENPLTWLDPIHPDDRPLVEIAFREQRILGKYDIEYRIIQPDGSIRWIHDRAFPIRNELGEIIRMTGIAEDITEQHKIEQIKSEFISIVSHELRTPLTAIRAALGLLNSGVYDNKPEKFKRMIEIAAIDSDRLVRLVNDILDLERLESGRAVLDKRTYNAADLIQQAVEGVQAIAKQQNITLEVNSTNTKVLAAADAIIQTLTNLLSNAIKFSPANSTITLSVEQQINWVLFKVSDRGRGIPQDKLEVIFDRFQQVDASDSRDKGGTGLGLAICRSIIDQHGGNIWAESTLGIGSTFFFTLPLARD, encoded by the coding sequence ATGAAAATCTATTCTAAATTATTATCTTATGGGGTAGCGATTGGCTCACCGGCGATCGCACTTTTGCTGTCGCTTTGGGTAGAGTCGCTGTTGTTTCAGCCTATTAGTGCGTTTTTCTATATAGCTGTAATTGTCAGTACTTGGTATGGTGGCTCTCGTCCAGGAATTGTCACAGTTGTTCTTTCCACACTGGCAATTGATTATTTCTTTATTCCTCCTAAATACCAGATTGGGATGAAGTCAGTATGGCCAGATATATTGCGGGTAATACTTTTCCTACTGGTTGCCTTAATTATTCATTTGCTGACTAGCAACTTTCTCAAAAGTAAACAGAAGATTCAAAAACTGAGCCAGGAATTAGCACAGGAAAAAGCTCAACAACTACGGATGGCGCTATCTGCGGCACAAATGGGGATGTGGGATTGGAATCTGGTAACGGGAGAAATTATTTGGTCGCCAGAACAAGAACAGTTATTTGGCTTGGCGGTTGGGGCTTTTGATGGTAAATATGAAACTTTTGAGGCTTGCTTGCATCCTGAAGATCGTCCAACAGTTGACCAGAAAATACAACAGGCACTACAAAGTCATAGTAACTACCAGAATGAGTATCGCATTATTTGGCCAGATGGTAGCATCCACTGGGTTGAGTCTAGGGGACATGCATTTTATGACGCAGCAAATCAACCTGTGCGGATTACGGGAACTGTGATGGCGATAGATGAGCGCAAACAAGCCCAAGATGCATTGCAGCAAAGCGAACAGCGATATCGTGCATTAGTTCATGCTTCAGCCCAGATTGTCTGGCGCACTGATGCTGAGGGGGGGACAATAGCAGTCCCAGACAATTGGCAAGAACTCACCGGACAATCTCCAGAGGAATGTTTGGGATGGGGTTGGTTAGAAGTGATTCATCCAGATGATCGCGATCGCACTGCTCAAGCCTGGCAAGAATCTTATATAAATCGCAGCTTATATGCAATTGAATATCGCATCCGCATGAAAAATGGCAACTACCGCGATTTTGCGGTTCGGGGTGTGCCAATTGTCGATGCTAATGGGAAACTGCGGGAGTGGATCGGCACTTGTACAGATATTACAGAGCACAAACAAGCAGAAGCAGCCTTAAGGGAAAATCAAATTCAGCTGCAGCGCCAATTGGCTGAAATCGAAACCATCTACCAGTCAGCACCAATTGGGTTGAACGTCTTAGATACTGATCTGCGCTTTGTCCGGATTAATCAGCAACTAGCAGAAATGAATGGGTTTTCGGTAGAAGCGCATATTGGCCATACTATACGAGAGTTGCTACCTGAATTGGCAAACGCAGCTGAACAACTGTTACTCCCCATTTTGGCAACAGGCACACCTGTTCTTAATGTAGAACTAACTGGTAAAACTCCAGCTCAACCAGGCGTACAGCGAACTTGGTTAGAAAGCTTTTGGCCGTTAAAAGATGGTGAACGCATCATTGGTATCAGTACCGTATGCGAAGAAATTACTCAGCGCAAACAAACAGAAATAGCCTTGCGCGAAAGGGAAGCAACTTTACGCTTATTTTTCCAGTATGTACCTGCTGGGATTGCAATGTTTGATCGCGAGATGCGCTATATCATAGCTAGTCAAAGATGGATAGACGACTACAGACTCGATTCTATTGAATCGCTGATTGGGCGATCGCACTACGAAATTTTTCCGGAAATTCCAGAACGATGGCAACAAATTCATCAAAGGTGTATGGCTGGGGCGATTGAAAGATGTGATGAAGAATTGTTTGTCCGCCTAGATGGAAGCCAACAGTGGATACGCTGGGAAATTCGCCCTTGGCATAATGCTACTGGTGAAATTGGTGGCATTATCATTTTTGGTGATGACATTACACAACGTAAACAGGCACAAATTGCCCTAGAACAACTGAATACCGAACTTGAACAACGAGTAGGAGAGCGAACAGCGCAACTTACCCAAACAAATGAGCGCCTGCTAGAGACGGTAATACAGCAGCAAAAAACCCAACTCGCTCTTTTAGAACAGGCACAACTACTGGAGTTTCAGGCTGTAATTACCCGCAATATGGCCGAAGGAGTATGCTTAATCCGCGCTACTAATGCCATTATTGTCTACGCTAACCCCAAATTTGAGCAGATGTTTGGCTATAACTCTGGTGAACTTAACGGTCAGCATGTTTCCATTCTCAACTATGCCACCGAATCGGTAACTGCTGAAGATGTCAATCAAGCCATTCGTGCTGCTGTCTTATCAAAGGGTGAAGCCACCTATGAAGTCCATAATGTAAAAAAAGATGGGACTCCATTTTGGTGTAGTGCAACTTGTTGTGTATTCACTCATCCCCAATATGGGGATGTTCTAGTTGCGGTTCATCAAGACATCACCGATCGCAAAGCGATGGAAGAAGCTTTGCGCCAAAGCGAAGAAAAGTTTCGCCAACTTGCAGACAACATTCAAGTAGTGTTTTGGATCTCAGATCTGAAAATTGGGCAAGTTCTCTACGTGAGCCAAGGATATGAAAGGATTTGGCAAAGAAACTGCCAAAGTTTATATGAAAACCCCTTAACTTGGTTAGATCCTATTCACCCAGACGATCGCCCACTTGTAGAAATTGCCTTTAGGGAACAAAGAATATTGGGAAAATACGACATAGAATATCGGATTATTCAGCCTGATGGTTCCATCCGCTGGATTCACGATCGCGCTTTCCCTATCAGGAATGAACTTGGGGAGATAATTCGCATGACGGGAATTGCCGAAGACATCACCGAACAGCACAAAATTGAACAGATAAAAAGTGAATTTATTAGTATTGTCAGCCACGAACTCCGCACCCCCTTAACTGCAATTCGCGCTGCTTTAGGCTTGTTAAATAGTGGTGTCTACGACAACAAACCAGAAAAATTCAAACGCATGATCGAGATTGCTGCCATCGACAGCGATCGCTTAGTGCGATTGGTTAACGATATTCTCGATTTAGAACGCTTAGAATCAGGTCGTGCAGTTTTAGATAAAAGAACTTACAATGCAGCTGATTTAATTCAACAAGCAGTAGAAGGAGTGCAGGCGATCGCCAAACAGCAAAATATTACCCTAGAAGTAAACTCCACCAACACTAAAGTTTTAGCAGCCGCAGATGCAATTATTCAAACACTCACCAATTTGTTAAGTAATGCCATTAAATTTTCACCTGCCAATTCTACTATTACCCTGAGTGTAGAACAGCAAATAAATTGGGTACTCTTCAAAGTTAGCGATCGCGGGCGTGGTATTCCCCAAGACAAATTAGAAGTCATCTTCGACAGATTTCAGCAAGTAGATGCCTCAGACTCCCGTGATAAAGGTGGCACAGGCTTAGGCCTAGCAATTTGCCGTAGTATCATTGACCAACACGGTGGCAACATCTGGGCTGAAAGTACTTTAGGTATAGGTAGCACTTTTTTCTTTACTCTACCATTGGCTAGGGACTAG
- the ald gene encoding alanine dehydrogenase produces MEIGIPKETKDQEFRVGLSPSSVRVLRENGHQIFVQTQAGNGAGFTDEEYISAGAEIVPTPEAVWNRELVVKVKEPLEAEYKFLQKGQILFTYLHLAADRKLTESLIDCGTCAIAYETVEQPGANKLPLLSPMSIIAGRLSVQFGARYLERQQGGRGVLLGGVPGVKPGKVVILGGGVVGTEAARIAVGMGAIVQILDVNVERLSYLETLFGSRVELLYSNSAHIEAAVKEADLLVGAVLVPGRRAPILVSRELVQKMRPGSVIVDVAVDQGGCVETLRTTSHTNPIYIEEGVVHYGVPNMPGAVPWTATQALNNSTLPYVVQLANLGIKALDVNPALAKGVNVQNHRLVHPAVQEVFPDLVS; encoded by the coding sequence ATGGAAATCGGCATTCCTAAAGAAACTAAGGATCAAGAGTTTCGTGTAGGGTTGAGTCCTTCGAGCGTGCGGGTGTTGCGCGAAAATGGTCATCAGATTTTCGTTCAAACCCAAGCTGGTAATGGTGCTGGTTTTACCGATGAGGAGTACATTAGTGCTGGGGCGGAGATTGTCCCCACACCAGAAGCGGTTTGGAATCGGGAACTAGTTGTTAAAGTCAAAGAACCTCTAGAAGCTGAGTATAAATTTTTGCAGAAAGGGCAGATATTATTTACTTATCTGCATTTAGCAGCCGATCGCAAATTAACTGAGAGTTTAATTGATTGCGGCACTTGTGCGATCGCCTATGAAACTGTAGAACAGCCTGGTGCAAATAAATTACCTTTGCTCTCTCCTATGAGCATTATTGCCGGTCGGCTATCAGTACAATTCGGCGCAAGGTATTTGGAACGTCAGCAAGGCGGGCGAGGTGTGCTTTTGGGTGGCGTACCTGGTGTAAAACCAGGCAAAGTTGTGATTTTAGGCGGCGGCGTAGTTGGGACAGAAGCAGCTAGAATCGCTGTAGGTATGGGCGCGATCGTACAAATTTTGGATGTGAATGTCGAACGCTTATCCTACCTAGAAACTCTATTTGGCTCTAGAGTTGAATTGCTTTATAGCAACTCTGCCCATATCGAAGCCGCCGTTAAAGAAGCTGACTTGTTAGTCGGTGCGGTTTTGGTGCCTGGACGTAGAGCACCAATATTAGTATCTCGTGAATTGGTACAAAAAATGCGTCCCGGTTCTGTAATTGTGGATGTGGCTGTTGACCAAGGCGGTTGCGTGGAAACTTTACGCACTACCTCCCACACTAACCCCATTTACATTGAAGAGGGTGTGGTGCATTATGGCGTTCCTAATATGCCTGGTGCAGTACCTTGGACTGCTACCCAAGCGCTTAATAACAGTACCTTACCTTACGTTGTGCAGTTAGCAAATCTCGGCATTAAGGCGCTGGATGTTAACCCTGCATTAGCTAAGGGTGTGAATGTCCAAAATCATCGCTTAGTACATCCTGCTGTACAGGAAGTATTCCCCGATTTGGTAAGTTAA